A genomic stretch from Scatophagus argus isolate fScaArg1 chromosome 19, fScaArg1.pri, whole genome shotgun sequence includes:
- the LOC124050966 gene encoding alpha-1-antiproteinase F-like: MGQRLSPGDRYTFNTTATPAQEQHFPKAGVWPVLLLALLTGYTADRSVLPKPEKRFKRQEVSQQQRLNISALNTALAFEPYRDLATRTITEPGIQLQQQHNILFSPLGLASALALLSRASGSESRSQALEALGLAANSTEQSVEATISALTNLYDNLNLQEGGGGVGVQRAQSEAGTETKAGNEAAAGVETGGANAGNRADVDDGAEDRSGTEDGVHAGDQLRVWSSLHIDGKPLLDYDSFLSRTRHTGPFAFNISSETLMKDLQSSEKLELTNYVYFKGRQPFERRHTVPRSFQLNATTSVEVAMMFRGDSSEVMMLYDTNCSATVVRLAQSERLASLFLLPKAELQPLEDCLSDSRMSFWLSNLKLGRAEILFPKFQLRKSYSLESLLRNSGVSSIFSDSADFSGISQKKMLKLVKAPHEVMLEMEETMSQGGGRPDIMLDFSVPPRITFNRPFMLIIYDNLTGLVLLIGRITDPTDV, translated from the exons ATGGGTCAAAGGCTCAGCCCTGGAGATCGATATACTTTCAACACTACCGCCACCCCCGCACAAGAACAACACTTTCCCAAAGCTGGAGTTTGGCCGGTCTTAT TGCTGGCACTGCTAACGGGTTACACAGCAGATCGGTCGGTTCTACCAAAGCCTGAGAAACGCTTCAAGAGACAAGaggtcagtcagcagcagcgGCTCAACATATCAGCCCTAAATACAGCCTTGGCCTTTGAACCTTACCGTGACCTGGCCACCAGAACCATTACTGAGCCTGGGATccagctgcagcaacagcacaacATCTTGTTCTCACCCTTGGGCCTTGCATCAGCTCTGGCACTGCTGTCCAGAGCATCCGGGTCCGAGAGCCGGAGCCAGGCCCTGGAGGCGCTGGGGCTGGCAGCCAACTCCACAGAGCAGAGCGTGGAGGCCACCATATCTGCTCTCACCAATCTGTATGACAACCTCAATCTGCAGGAGGGAGGGGGCGGAGTTGGGGTTCAAAGGGCACAGTCTGAGGCTGGAACTGAAACAAAGGCTGGGAATGAGGCCGCAGCAGGGGTGGAAACTGGAGGGGCAAATGCTGGAAACAGAGCTGATGTAGATGATGGAGCAGAAGATAGGAGTGGCACGGAGGATGGAGTTCATGCTGGCGATCAGTTAAGAGTGTGGAGCAGCCTACATATTGATGGAAAACCCTTACTAGACTATGATAGTTTTTTGTCCAGGACTCGGCACACTGGACCCTTCGCATTCAACATCAGCTCTGAGACACTGATGAAAGACTTGCAATCCTCTGAGAAACTAGAACTTACCAATTATGTGTATTTCAAAG GTCGTCAGCCATTTGAGCGGCGCCACACAGTGCCACGGAGTTTCCAGCTAAACGCTACAACAAGCGTGGAGGTTGCCATGATGTTCAGGGGCGACTCTTCCGAGGTGATGATGCTGTATGACACCAACTGCTCAGCCACAGTAGTGCGGCTGGCCCAGTCAGAACGCCTGGCCTCACTGTTCCTGCTTCCTAAAGCCGAGCTGCAGCCCCTTGAAGACTGCCTCTCTGACAGCCGCATGAGCTTTTGGCTCAGCAACCTGAAACTGGG gCGGGCAGAAATCCTTTTCCCTAAGTTCCAACTAAGGAAATCTTACAGTTTAGAGAGCCTCCTGAGGAACTCTGGGGTATCATCCATTTTCTCTGACTCTGCAGACTTCTCAGGGATATCGCAGAAGAAGATGCTGAAACTTGTCAAG GCTCCTCATGAGGTTATGCTGGAGATGGAAGAGACCATGTCACAAGGTGGGGGGAGACCTGACATCATGCTGGACTTCTCTGTCCCTCCAAGAATAACCTTTAACAGACCATTCATGCTCATCATCTATGACAATCTCACAGGGCTCGTCCTACTCATAGGGAGAATTACTGATCCTACAGATGTCTAG
- the LOC124050962 gene encoding alpha-1-antitrypsin homolog: protein MRGIIASCALATLLLAVARAHHHPHHHAGPRQSHGHEMKCHILSHHNADFAFALYKNLNTKAAAGKNIFFSPLGISTALSMLTAGASGETHSQLISTLGYGAFNQTQINNAYRHLFYSLQPSEKNQELFLGNAAAVRSGFNPLRNFAEDVENDYFGKIFNVDFAKPAEAAAEINRYIAGKTQDMIKDQVKDLDSQMAMVLINYVYFAGEWEKHFDGNLTEKGDFHVDGTTKVEVDMMKRTGRYDFYQDAENHTTVIMLPYKGNTSMMIVLPDEGKMKEVEAYINKDYLRHWHDSLYRTSVDLFLPKFYINADAPLDSSLKEMGITDAFGDNADFSGISEEVKLKLSKVSHRAALSVSETGTRAAATTTIEVMPMSMPETMKLNRPFLAFILEDSTRSILFMGKINNPV, encoded by the exons ATGCGTGGTATCATTGCTAGTTGTGCACTTGCAAcactgctgctggctgtagccAGGGcacaccaccacccccaccaccacgCTGGGCCTAGACAGAGCCATGGCCACGAAATGAAGTGCCACATCCTGTCCCATCACAATGCTGACTTCGCCTTTGCCCTCTACAAAAATCTGAATACCAAGGCTGCTGCTGgaaagaacattttcttctcGCCGCTGGGCATCTCCACTGCCCTATCCATGTTGACTGCAGGGGCCAGTGGTGAAAcccacagtcagctgatctCCACTTTGGGCTATGGGGCTTTCAACCAGACACAGATCAATAACGCATATAGGCATCTGTTCTACAGCCTTCAACCCAGCGAGAAGAATCAGGAGTTGTTTCTCGGCAATGCCGCTGCAGTGCGCTCTGGCTTCAATCCTCTGAGAAATTTTGCTGAGGATGTTGAAAACGACTACTTTGGTAAAATCTTCAATGTCGACTTTGCCAAACCTGCTGAGGCTGCAGCTGAGATCAACAGATACATTGCTGGCAAAACACAAGACATGATCAAAGACCAAGTGAAGGACCTAGACTCTCAAATGGCCATGGTGCTGATCAACTATGTCTACTTTGCAG GAGAGTGGGAGAAACACTTTGATGGTAACCTGACAGAGAAGGGTGACTTCCACGTGGATGGAACCACTAAGGTTGAGGTGGACATGATGAAGAGGACAGGTCGCTACGACTTCTATCAGGATGCTGAAAACCACACTACTGTCATCATGCTGCCCTACAAGGGCAACACCTCCATGATGATTGTTCTGCCTGATGAAGGCAAGATGAAGGAGGTGGAGGCCTACATCAACAAGGACTACCTCAGACACTGGCATGACTCACTCTACAGGAC CTCTGTGGATCTGTTCCTGCCAAAATTTTACATCAATGCTGATGCCCCACTAGACAGCTCGCTGAAAGAAATGGGCATAACCGATGCTTTTGGAGACAATGCTGATTTCTCTGGCATATCAGAGGAGGTCAAGCTCAAACTCTCAAAG GTGTCCCACAGGGCTGCGCTGAGCGTGTCTGAAACAGGAACACGAGCAGCAGCCACAACCACCATCGAGGTTATGCCCATGAGTATGCCTGAAACCATGAAACTCAACAGACCCTTCTTGGCTTTCATCCTGGAGGACTCCACTAGGAGCATCCTCTTCATGGGCAAGATCAACAACCCCGTGTAA